In one Lysobacter alkalisoli genomic region, the following are encoded:
- the sufD gene encoding Fe-S cluster assembly protein SufD, translating into MTALLDSFATAFDALESRDAAGLGDSRRAALDAVLRDGIPHARVEAWKYTPLRALERRAFAASPEEATPVLDTGLLADIPAPRLVFVNGRIDTTRSDTASLPAGVSLQPLSTVLAEGDARDANFLARRFDRSDEIFARVNAALADEGAVLRVDAGVSIEPPVHLVFIGTPADTDRAWHLRHLVELREGASLTVVEHHLGNGAHRHLANGLLHVHLGPRARLVHARVQDEDIGATVINRTDAVLAREARYERIDLELGAALSRHELNVSLHGDNARVHANGVLLATGKRHLDTRLGIDHAGRDSGCELTWRGLGAGRSRAAFHGGILIREGADGTEAMLSNKNLLLTEGAEIDSQPVLEIHADEVQAAHGATVGQLDPTALFYLRSRGVPAAQARALLTHAFCRETLSVIEDAVLRDALATRLDAALARLEEK; encoded by the coding sequence GCTCGACTCATTCGCAACCGCTTTCGACGCGCTCGAATCGCGCGACGCCGCCGGTCTCGGCGACAGCCGCCGTGCCGCGCTCGACGCCGTCCTGCGCGACGGCATCCCGCATGCCCGCGTCGAAGCCTGGAAGTACACCCCGCTGCGAGCGCTCGAGCGCCGTGCCTTTGCCGCATCGCCGGAAGAGGCAACGCCGGTTCTGGATACCGGCCTGCTCGCCGATATCCCCGCCCCGCGCCTGGTGTTCGTCAACGGCCGCATCGACACCACCCGCAGCGACACCGCCAGCCTCCCCGCAGGCGTTTCGCTGCAACCGCTGTCGACCGTGCTGGCCGAAGGCGACGCGCGCGACGCCAACTTCCTCGCCCGCCGCTTCGACCGCAGCGACGAGATCTTCGCCCGCGTCAACGCCGCGCTGGCCGATGAAGGCGCGGTATTGCGCGTGGATGCCGGGGTCTCCATCGAGCCCCCCGTGCATCTCGTCTTTATCGGGACGCCTGCCGACACCGACCGCGCCTGGCACCTGCGCCACCTGGTCGAACTGCGCGAAGGCGCTTCGCTGACCGTGGTCGAACACCATCTTGGCAACGGCGCCCATCGCCATCTCGCCAACGGCCTGCTGCATGTCCATCTCGGCCCACGGGCACGACTGGTGCACGCGCGGGTGCAGGACGAGGACATTGGTGCGACGGTGATCAACCGCACCGATGCCGTGCTCGCCCGCGAAGCCCGCTACGAGCGCATCGACCTCGAACTCGGTGCGGCGTTGTCACGCCACGAGCTCAACGTGTCCCTGCATGGCGACAATGCCCGCGTCCACGCCAACGGCGTGCTGCTGGCGACCGGCAAGCGCCACCTCGACACTCGCCTCGGCATCGACCACGCCGGCCGCGACAGCGGTTGCGAGCTGACCTGGCGCGGGCTCGGCGCAGGTCGTTCGCGCGCCGCCTTCCACGGCGGCATCCTGATCCGCGAAGGCGCCGATGGCACCGAAGCGATGCTGTCGAACAAGAACCTGCTGCTGACCGAAGGTGCCGAGATCGACAGCCAGCCGGTGCTGGAGATCCATGCCGACGAGGTCCAGGCCGCGCACGGTGCCACCGTCGGCCAGCTCGACCCGACCGCGCTGTTCTACCTGCGCAGCCGCGGCGTGCCGGCGGCGCAGGCGCGCGCGTTGCTGACCCATGCGTTCTGCCGCGAGACGCTTTCGGTGATCGAAGACGCTGTGTTGCGCGATGCATTGGCCACACGGCTGGACGCGGCCCTTGCACGGCTGGAGGAGAAATGA
- a CDS encoding cysteine desulfurase — MSISHADPHPHPLPQAGKGASSIDWARVRADFPVLERQVHGKPLIYLDSANTGQKPNAVIDTVDDFYRHHNANVSRAVHTLGTEATEAYEGARNKLARFLNVRADELVLTSGTTFAINLVAYSWALPRLEPGDAIVLTRMEHHANIVPWQLVAQRTGATIKVAELNDRGELDLDQLYSLLTPEVKLLALTHVSNVLGTVNPVREICREARRRGIVTLIDGSQATPHRPLDIAAVGCDFYAITGHKMSGPTGTGALWARREHLDAMPPFIGGGEMIKEVRFDGTVFNDVPHKFEAGTPNIAGFVGLGAAVDYLSALGMANIEAREQELLAYATKALSDVDGLRIFGEPVEKAAVISFLVEGAHAHDLATLLDLEGVAIRSGHHCAHPLMQHFGVPATCRASLAFYNTFEEIDAFVAAIHKVRKLLA; from the coding sequence ATGAGCATTTCGCACGCTGACCCTCACCCCCACCCTCTCCCGCAAGCGGGCAAGGGAGCCAGCAGCATCGACTGGGCCAGGGTCCGCGCCGACTTCCCGGTGCTGGAGCGGCAGGTCCACGGCAAGCCGCTGATCTATCTCGACTCGGCCAACACCGGGCAGAAGCCCAATGCGGTGATCGACACCGTCGACGACTTCTACCGCCACCACAACGCCAACGTCAGCCGCGCCGTGCACACGCTCGGCACCGAGGCCACCGAGGCCTACGAGGGTGCGCGCAACAAGCTGGCCAGGTTCCTCAACGTCCGCGCTGACGAGCTTGTGCTGACCAGCGGAACCACTTTCGCGATCAACCTGGTCGCCTATTCGTGGGCGCTGCCGCGGCTGGAGCCCGGCGACGCGATCGTGCTCACGCGGATGGAGCACCACGCCAACATCGTGCCGTGGCAGCTGGTCGCCCAGCGCACCGGCGCGACGATCAAGGTCGCCGAGCTCAACGATCGCGGCGAGCTCGATCTCGATCAGCTGTATTCGCTGCTTACCCCCGAAGTGAAGCTGCTCGCGCTGACCCACGTCTCCAACGTGCTCGGCACGGTCAACCCGGTCCGCGAGATCTGCCGCGAGGCGCGGCGCCGTGGCATCGTCACCCTGATCGACGGCTCGCAGGCGACGCCGCACCGCCCGCTCGACATCGCCGCGGTCGGCTGCGACTTCTACGCGATCACCGGCCACAAGATGAGCGGCCCGACCGGCACCGGCGCGTTGTGGGCGCGGCGCGAGCACCTCGACGCGATGCCGCCCTTCATCGGCGGCGGCGAGATGATCAAGGAGGTGCGCTTCGACGGCACCGTGTTCAACGACGTTCCGCACAAGTTCGAGGCCGGCACCCCGAACATCGCCGGCTTCGTCGGCCTGGGCGCCGCGGTCGACTACCTGTCGGCGCTGGGCATGGCCAACATCGAGGCACGCGAGCAGGAGCTTCTGGCTTACGCGACGAAGGCGCTGTCGGACGTCGACGGCCTGCGCATCTTCGGCGAGCCGGTCGAGAAGGCGGCGGTGATCAGTTTCCTGGTCGAAGGCGCGCACGCGCACGACCTCGCCACCCTGCTCGACCTGGAAGGCGTGGCGATCCGCTCCGGCCACCACTGCGCGCACCCGTTGATGCAGCACTTCGGCGTGCCGGCCACCTGCCGCGCCTCGCTGGCGTTCTACAACACCTTCGAGGAGATCGATGCCTTCGTGGCGGCGATCCACAAGGTACGCAAGCTGCTGGCGTGA